A window of Microbispora hainanensis genomic DNA:
AGCGGCGGCTCCCGGGTCGTCAAGGTCCGTCATCCGAGGCCGGACCATGCGGCGCCTGCCCGGTCGAATGCGCGCGACCGCTGAGAACGCGCCGGAAACTCTTGTCGCGGGGCCGGTGCCGTCCGTCTTTCCGGATTTCCCGGCCCGGACCGGCCGCCGTGGTTCCACGGTGAGGCGAGGCATTGTCCGCGACCAAGGGCGGTGTAAGTTTCAGCCGGCTTGATCGCCATTTATATCCGTGCTCATGGGAAACGAGATGCCGGGCACGGCCGGACCGGAGCCGCTCTCCGGCTTCTGAGTCGGTCGGCTCACTTGGACTCGACAGGAGCTCCGTCGGTCGCTACGGTTCTTCTCAGTCGGTCAACTAACTAACTTGCTGAGGAGCAATCATGATCGTGGTCACGGGTGCCACCGGAAACGTCGGCGGCCAGGTCGTCGCCCTGCTCGCCGCCGCGGGTGAGCGGGTGACCGCCGTCTCCCGGCGCACCGCCGACCTGCCCGAGGGCGTACGGCACGTGCGGGGCGACCTCGACGATCCCGCCGGGCTCAAGGACGCCTTCGACGGCGCCGACGCGCTGTTCCTGCTGGTGGCCGGTCAGGACCCGCAGGCGATCCTCGACGCGGCCCGGGCGGGCGGCGTGAGGCGTGTCGTCCTGCTGTCCTCGCAGGGAGCGGGCACCAGGCCGGAGTTCTACCGCCACCCCGTCGCGTTCGAGGACGCGGTGCGCCGGTCCGGCCTGGAGTGGACGATCCTGCGGCCCGGCGGCTTCCACTCCAACGCCTACGCCTGGGCGGAGCCCATCCGCGCGAGCCGTACGGCCGCCGCCCCGTTCGGCGACGTCGGCCTGCCGACCATCGACCCGGCCGACATCGCGGAGGTCGCCGCGACCGTCCTGCGCGAGGACGGGCACGCCGGCCGCGTCTACGAGCTGACCGGCCCCGCGCCGACCACGCCGCGGGAACGCGCGGCGGCGATCGGCGCCGCGATCGGCACGCCGGTGCGGTTCGCCGAGCAGACCAGGGAGGAGGCGCGGGCGCAGATGCTGGGGTTCATGCCCGAGCAGGTGGTCGAAGGGACGCTCGCCATCCTGGGGGAGCCGGTGGACGCGGAGCGGCGGGTGAGCCCGGACGTCGAGCGCGTCCTCGGCCGTGCTCCCCGGTCCTTCGCCGACTGGGCCGGCCGCAACGCCGCCGCCTTCCGATGAGCCCGGCCGAGCCCGACCTTCCGATGAGCCCGGCCCAGCCCGATCGGAAACGAACAACGCTGCTCACCCTCGAAAGGACCTGTCGTGCCGCTTCAGCACGTTCTCGACTCCGCCATCCACTACCACGACACCGGCACCGGGGCGCCGATGGTCTTCCTGCACGGCAACCCCACGTCGTCCCACCTGTGGCGGCACGTCATCCCCGCGATCGGCGGAGGCCGCCGGCTGGCCCCCGACCTGATCGGCATGGGTGAGTCCGGCAAGCCCGGCATCGCGTACACCTTCGCGGACCACGCCCGTTATCTGGACGCCTGGTTCGACGCGCTCGGCCTGGACGACGTCGTCCTCGTCGGCCATGACTGGGGCGGCGCGCTGGCCTTCGACTGGGCCGCCCGCCACCCGGACCGGGTGCGGGGCATCGCCGTCACCGAGACCATCGTCAAGCCGATGACCTGGGAGGAGTTC
This region includes:
- a CDS encoding SDR family oxidoreductase encodes the protein MIVVTGATGNVGGQVVALLAAAGERVTAVSRRTADLPEGVRHVRGDLDDPAGLKDAFDGADALFLLVAGQDPQAILDAARAGGVRRVVLLSSQGAGTRPEFYRHPVAFEDAVRRSGLEWTILRPGGFHSNAYAWAEPIRASRTAAAPFGDVGLPTIDPADIAEVAATVLREDGHAGRVYELTGPAPTTPRERAAAIGAAIGTPVRFAEQTREEARAQMLGFMPEQVVEGTLAILGEPVDAERRVSPDVERVLGRAPRSFADWAGRNAAAFR